One genomic region from Leptolyngbyaceae cyanobacterium JSC-12 encodes:
- a CDS encoding hypothetical protein (IMG reference gene:2510097326) — protein sequence MRSFWFDPYLWIHLAGIASLPIWLELCLLGLAVGDPLLPVWLEIGLIGIAGIAPILWMQWQRPFYIFSLMAVALKPEQLTEDQRRLLTLFKSQRNRILAISSAVLLFIVVQKLYYVAPIAASIAPFAPNARLLGLLLAAIAFLGANLFLQVPVSVLSVMLTGEANFTATSPYAIDQVRQNFSLLGFPVNQILPPVVVQSVNPAPGSVASGEMPTISTPSTLPTSPSPQLSALSVDGMTNPIASTNDTSESELDDVWGVEEEEAPPSNAHDSAVQDTVAELETIQPDEKPDLASMDMKTEEAKTEEDIL from the coding sequence ATGCGTTCTTTTTGGTTCGACCCCTACTTATGGATTCATCTGGCGGGGATTGCCTCGCTCCCTATATGGTTGGAGCTTTGCCTGTTGGGGCTGGCAGTAGGCGATCCCCTACTGCCAGTTTGGCTGGAGATTGGGCTGATTGGCATTGCAGGAATTGCCCCCATTCTCTGGATGCAGTGGCAACGTCCCTTCTACATTTTCAGTTTGATGGCAGTAGCACTCAAGCCAGAACAATTAACTGAAGACCAACGCAGGCTACTGACTCTATTCAAGTCTCAACGCAATCGCATCCTGGCGATAAGCTCGGCAGTCTTGCTTTTTATCGTGGTGCAAAAGCTTTATTACGTTGCTCCGATCGCCGCTTCAATTGCGCCTTTTGCTCCGAATGCTCGACTGCTGGGACTATTGTTGGCTGCGATCGCTTTTCTGGGTGCCAATCTATTTTTGCAAGTTCCAGTAAGCGTTCTCAGTGTAATGTTGACTGGTGAGGCTAATTTCACTGCAACTTCCCCCTACGCGATCGATCAGGTTCGCCAAAACTTCTCCCTGCTGGGCTTTCCAGTTAACCAGATTTTGCCACCCGTCGTGGTGCAGTCCGTCAATCCTGCTCCCGGTTCAGTCGCATCGGGCGAAATGCCAACCATCTCAACTCCTTCTACGCTCCCAACCAGCCCAAGTCCTCAACTTTCTGCCCTATCTGTTGATGGCATGACTAATCCAATAGCCTCAACAAATGACACATCTGAATCTGAACTGGACGATGTTTGGGGAGTTGAGGAGGAAGAGGCACCCCCTTCAAATGCTCATGACTCTGCCGTTCAGGATACTGTTGCTGAATTAGAAACAATTCAACCAGACGAAAAACCGGATTTAGCATCTATG
- a CDS encoding hypothetical protein (IMG reference gene:2510097327) — MLTSESLTNGSSLSDASKLQPVADATINPSENTAESSPESRLMKAMKLQYQADQQMKYLDLQAKMESLLQQLQEMKRQRETVEERTLAEAASR, encoded by the coding sequence ATGTTGACTAGTGAGAGTTTGACAAACGGAAGTTCTCTATCGGATGCATCTAAACTTCAACCCGTCGCAGATGCCACCATAAATCCATCAGAAAACACTGCAGAGAGTTCGCCTGAATCCCGTCTGATGAAAGCGATGAAGTTACAGTACCAGGCGGATCAGCAGATGAAGTACCTGGATCTTCAAGCGAAGATGGAGTCTTTGCTGCAACAGTTGCAAGAAATGAAGCGCCAGCGAGAAACTGTTGAAGAACGAACGTTAGCCGAAGCGGCTTCTCGTTAG
- a CDS encoding L-threonine synthase (IMG reference gene:2510097328~PFAM: Pyridoxal-phosphate dependent enzyme~TIGRFAM: threonine synthase), which translates to MIPSACQGGWRGLIEEYRSFLPVTDSTPVVTLREGNTPLIPVPAIAAEIGRQVQVFVKYDGLNPTGSFKDRGMTMAITKAKEAGAKAVICASTGNTSAAAAAYARRGGLRAFVLIPDGYVALGKLAQALVYGAEVLAIQGNFDQALKIVRQMAETHPVTLVNSVNPYRLEGQKTAAFEVVDVLGDAPDWLCIPVGNAGNISAYWMGFCEYHQHQRCTKLPRMVGFQSAGAAPLVTGHAVDYPETLATAIRIGNPANWERAIAVRDASQGAFHAVTDDEILAAYRLLASQEGVFCEPASAASVAGLLKVKDQVPTGATVVCVLTGNGLKDPDTAIKHSENPLKQGIAPDLESVARAMGF; encoded by the coding sequence ATGATACCCTCCGCTTGTCAAGGGGGTTGGCGAGGATTGATTGAAGAATATCGCTCTTTTTTGCCCGTGACCGACAGCACCCCGGTTGTCACTTTGCGGGAAGGTAACACTCCTTTGATTCCGGTTCCAGCGATCGCTGCTGAAATTGGCAGACAAGTGCAGGTGTTTGTTAAATATGATGGCTTGAATCCTACCGGTAGCTTTAAAGACCGGGGGATGACAATGGCAATCACGAAAGCCAAAGAGGCTGGAGCCAAAGCCGTCATATGTGCTAGTACGGGCAATACCTCTGCGGCTGCGGCTGCTTATGCGCGGCGCGGCGGTTTACGAGCGTTTGTGCTCATCCCCGATGGCTATGTGGCATTGGGTAAGTTAGCTCAAGCCCTGGTTTATGGTGCAGAAGTTCTGGCAATTCAAGGAAACTTTGATCAGGCATTGAAAATTGTCCGCCAGATGGCAGAGACCCATCCCGTAACTCTGGTGAATTCAGTGAATCCTTATCGGCTGGAGGGGCAAAAAACGGCAGCGTTTGAAGTTGTAGATGTTTTGGGAGATGCGCCTGACTGGCTATGCATTCCAGTGGGTAATGCTGGAAATATCAGTGCTTATTGGATGGGGTTCTGCGAATATCACCAGCATCAGCGTTGTACAAAACTGCCTCGAATGGTGGGCTTCCAGTCGGCCGGAGCCGCACCTCTAGTGACTGGACATGCGGTAGACTATCCTGAAACATTGGCAACTGCGATTCGGATTGGCAATCCTGCTAACTGGGAACGGGCGATCGCAGTGCGGGATGCCAGTCAGGGGGCCTTTCATGCTGTCACAGATGATGAAATTTTGGCGGCGTATCGTCTGTTAGCTTCGCAAGAGGGTGTGTTTTGTGAACCTGCCAGTGCAGCGTCGGTAGCGGGTCTGCTAAAAGTAAAAGATCAGGTACCTACTGGTGCGACGGTTGTTTGTGTGCTCACGGGCAACGGTTTGAAAGATCCGGATACAGCGATTAAACATAGTGAAAATCCTTTGAAGCAAGGTATTGCGCCTGATCTAGAATCAGTTGCCAGAGCCATGGGATTTTAA
- a CDS encoding hypothetical protein (IMG reference gene:2510097329): protein MFFHKDAQLEEQGDRILEATWAAFPGLARNQLALTWVVYDSPAPVNTGGALSPEEFWRYSPRGFSYRGVELIYPASVVKLFYLVAMQEWLERGMVQPSTELDRAMRDMIVDSSNDATGLIVDVLTGTTSGPELSPAPFETWKQQRLIVNRYFESFGWEELHTINVCQKTWCDGPYGRERAFYGEHFENRNMLTTNATARLLHSIVGGVAVSSPRSQAMMALMRRSLHPELLMADPENQVTGFLGAGLPLDAQLWSKAGLMSRVRHDAAYIELPNCKPYLLVVFMEGADHAKNESILPFISQQMVEAVRSL, encoded by the coding sequence GTGTTTTTTCACAAAGATGCACAACTTGAAGAACAGGGCGATCGCATCCTGGAAGCAACCTGGGCAGCGTTTCCAGGTTTAGCTCGCAATCAGCTCGCACTTACCTGGGTAGTGTATGATTCCCCTGCGCCAGTGAACACTGGTGGGGCGCTTAGCCCAGAGGAATTCTGGAGATATTCGCCGCGTGGGTTTAGTTATCGCGGCGTGGAATTGATCTATCCAGCGAGTGTCGTTAAGCTGTTTTACCTGGTGGCGATGCAGGAATGGCTGGAACGCGGCATGGTGCAGCCTTCTACTGAACTGGATCGCGCTATGCGAGATATGATCGTAGACTCTAGCAATGATGCAACTGGGCTGATTGTGGATGTGTTGACCGGAACTACTAGCGGTCCAGAGCTATCGCCCGCCCCATTTGAAACCTGGAAACAACAGCGGCTGATTGTGAACCGCTATTTTGAATCCTTTGGCTGGGAAGAACTCCATACCATCAATGTCTGCCAGAAAACTTGGTGTGATGGACCTTATGGACGAGAAAGAGCATTTTACGGCGAACATTTTGAAAACCGAAATATGCTCACTACCAATGCTACTGCTCGACTGCTCCACAGCATTGTCGGTGGTGTAGCGGTTTCTTCACCCCGATCGCAAGCAATGATGGCACTTATGCGGCGATCGCTGCATCCAGAACTGCTGATGGCAGACCCCGAAAACCAAGTCACTGGCTTTTTGGGTGCAGGTTTACCACTGGATGCACAACTTTGGTCAAAAGCCGGGTTGATGAGTCGGGTGAGGCACGATGCTGCCTATATTGAATTGCCCAACTGCAAACCATACTTGCTGGTCGTCTTTATGGAAGGAGCAGATCACGCCAAAAATGAATCGATTCTGCCGTTTATTTCACAGCAGATGGTGGAAGCTGTGCGATCGCTTTAG
- a CDS encoding ABC-type branched-chain amino acid transport system, periplasmic component (IMG reference gene:2510097330~PFAM: Receptor family ligand binding region) has translation MSRLVSPNPIQPIKAISLAAIVLTIGIVAAACQEQDTTPSGSNTTTSPTAGGGAGLKIGSLLPATGDLASVGQPMLAAVPMLVDTVNQCGGVNGSPVTLVPNTDDQTDPTAGADGMTKLAEVDKVAGVVGSFASSVSSAAAPIAVRNKVMLISPGSTSPVFTERAKKGEFQGYWARTAPPDTYQARALAKLAYEKGKRKVATVVINNDYGVGFEKEFVKAFKQLGGTITNEAKPTRYDPKATTFETEVQAAFSGQPEAVAAIAYAETGALLLKTAYEQGVKTGVQILLTDGSKSEQFPTQVGKTADGKFILAGALGTVPGADGKALDAFSKLWQEKFNRPPAEYAPQAWDAAALLVLAAQAAKANTGEAIQSKLREVANAPGEEVSDVCEGLKLLKEGKDINYQGASGNVDIDENGDVVGVYDVWRVEDDGKLKTIDQVRLQ, from the coding sequence ATGAGTAGACTGGTTTCCCCCAACCCAATTCAGCCTATTAAAGCAATTTCCCTGGCGGCAATCGTCCTAACTATCGGAATCGTTGCAGCCGCTTGCCAAGAACAAGACACTACGCCTTCAGGCAGCAATACCACGACCTCTCCAACCGCTGGCGGTGGCGCAGGACTTAAGATCGGTTCATTGCTTCCTGCCACTGGAGATCTGGCTTCTGTGGGGCAGCCAATGTTGGCGGCAGTTCCAATGCTGGTAGATACAGTTAACCAGTGTGGGGGTGTTAATGGTAGTCCAGTAACGCTGGTGCCAAACACTGACGACCAAACGGATCCAACCGCTGGTGCTGATGGGATGACCAAACTGGCGGAAGTGGACAAAGTGGCAGGAGTGGTGGGTTCCTTCGCCAGTAGTGTATCGTCAGCTGCTGCCCCGATCGCGGTGCGAAATAAGGTGATGCTTATCTCTCCCGGTAGTACCAGTCCCGTGTTCACTGAACGTGCTAAAAAGGGTGAATTTCAGGGCTATTGGGCACGCACAGCCCCCCCCGACACCTATCAGGCTAGAGCATTAGCGAAGCTGGCTTACGAAAAAGGCAAACGTAAGGTTGCAACGGTTGTAATCAACAATGATTATGGCGTTGGTTTTGAGAAAGAATTTGTGAAAGCATTCAAACAATTGGGCGGCACCATCACCAACGAAGCAAAACCCACACGCTATGACCCCAAGGCAACCACCTTTGAGACAGAAGTGCAAGCGGCGTTTAGTGGTCAACCTGAAGCGGTAGCTGCGATCGCCTATGCCGAAACTGGTGCCCTCTTGCTCAAAACTGCTTATGAGCAAGGTGTAAAAACTGGTGTCCAAATCTTGTTGACAGACGGTTCAAAATCTGAGCAATTTCCTACTCAAGTTGGTAAAACTGCGGATGGCAAGTTTATCCTGGCAGGTGCGCTAGGAACCGTACCCGGTGCAGATGGCAAAGCATTAGATGCTTTTTCCAAACTCTGGCAAGAAAAGTTCAACCGACCTCCGGCTGAATATGCCCCACAAGCCTGGGATGCAGCAGCCTTGTTAGTATTAGCAGCACAGGCAGCTAAAGCGAACACAGGCGAAGCGATTCAAAGCAAACTTCGAGAAGTGGCAAATGCGCCAGGAGAGGAAGTCTCGGATGTATGTGAAGGGCTGAAGCTCCTGAAAGAAGGAAAAGACATTAACTACCAGGGTGCCAGCGGCAATGTGGATATTGATGAGAATGGTGATGTGGTTGGAGTTTATGATGTTTGGCGGGTAGAGGATGACGGTAAGCTCAAAACCATTGATCAGGTGAGGTTGCAGTAG
- a CDS encoding Phospho-N-acetylmuramoyl-pentapeptide-transferase (IMG reference gene:2510097332~PFAM: Phospho-N-acetylmuramoyl-pentapeptide-transferase signature 1; Glycosyl transferase family 4~TIGRFAM: phospho-N-acetylmuramoyl-pentapeptide-transferase), producing the protein MDAKLFYRSSFRLSGSLLFSLLAVGLSVGALYLDWLAGRSPFQPESLTLPLWACGLVTALVGFWVVPVLRALKAGQTIREDGPQSHLKKAGTPTMGGIFFVPVALIVAMIWSGFAASVMAVSALTVGYAFIGWLDDWQIIRRKSNKGISPRMKLALQIGFGGVFCAWAAVTQPVSMTTLALPFGWMLPLGILMVPVGWFALVAESNATNLTDGLDGLAGGTVAIALLGLGAFVAPTAPELMIFCACLSGSCLGFLVHNRNPARVFMGDTGSLALGGALAAVALLTNALCVLLVLSGLFLVETLSVMIQVAYFKATKGPDGVGKRFFKMSPYHNHLELSGWSETQIVGVFYLVGALLVFLTLAIFS; encoded by the coding sequence GTGGATGCAAAACTATTTTACCGCAGCTCATTTAGGCTCTCAGGCTCATTGCTATTTAGCTTGCTGGCAGTTGGTTTAAGTGTTGGAGCGCTCTATCTCGATTGGCTTGCTGGGCGTTCTCCATTTCAGCCTGAGTCTCTTACCCTGCCACTCTGGGCCTGTGGATTGGTAACGGCATTAGTCGGTTTTTGGGTAGTTCCAGTGCTAAGGGCGCTCAAGGCAGGGCAAACGATTCGAGAGGATGGGCCCCAATCGCACCTCAAGAAAGCTGGCACTCCAACGATGGGCGGCATCTTTTTTGTTCCTGTCGCCTTGATCGTAGCGATGATTTGGTCGGGTTTTGCTGCCTCAGTGATGGCAGTTTCTGCATTGACTGTGGGTTATGCTTTCATCGGCTGGTTAGATGATTGGCAAATTATTCGGCGTAAGTCTAACAAGGGCATTTCTCCCCGCATGAAGCTAGCACTTCAAATTGGCTTCGGGGGAGTATTCTGTGCCTGGGCAGCAGTTACCCAGCCAGTGAGCATGACAACCTTGGCGCTTCCTTTTGGCTGGATGTTGCCGTTAGGCATTCTCATGGTTCCGGTTGGCTGGTTTGCTTTGGTGGCAGAAAGTAATGCGACCAACTTAACCGATGGATTGGATGGGTTGGCAGGCGGAACCGTTGCGATCGCGTTACTGGGGCTAGGGGCATTCGTAGCTCCTACTGCGCCTGAACTGATGATATTCTGTGCCTGTTTGAGCGGTAGTTGCTTAGGGTTCTTGGTGCACAACCGCAACCCAGCACGAGTATTCATGGGCGATACTGGTTCTCTAGCATTAGGCGGGGCTTTAGCAGCAGTAGCACTCCTTACTAATGCTTTATGTGTCTTGCTAGTTCTCAGTGGGTTGTTTTTGGTCGAAACGCTTTCAGTCATGATTCAGGTTGCCTATTTCAAAGCCACCAAAGGTCCAGATGGAGTTGGCAAGCGTTTCTTCAAAATGTCGCCTTATCACAATCATCTAGAGTTATCCGGTTGGTCTGAAACTCAAATTGTTGGGGTCTTTTATCTGGTAGGAGCACTGCTTGTTTTCCTGACATTAGCCATTTTTAGCTAA
- a CDS encoding Protein of unknown function (DUF3134) (IMG reference gene:2510097333~PFAM: Protein of unknown function (DUF3134)) codes for MTYNPSLHEEPRNKRASVSASRQAVSILDWLEQSGRLLARDSNDYDYSDDEEEINELMAGEDNSFDLDDDDDDLDLDD; via the coding sequence ATGACGTACAATCCCTCTCTGCATGAAGAACCCCGCAACAAGCGGGCAAGTGTTTCTGCTTCACGGCAAGCCGTATCAATTTTAGATTGGCTGGAACAATCGGGTCGCCTTTTAGCCCGCGATAGTAACGACTATGATTATTCAGACGATGAAGAAGAAATCAATGAGCTGATGGCGGGCGAAGACAACTCGTTTGATTTAGATGACGATGATGATGATTTAGATTTGGATGATTAA
- a CDS encoding fibrillin (IMG reference gene:2510097334~PFAM: PAP_fibrillin) has translation MIGKADLLETIAGKNRGLLASDSQKQAILSAIAQLEDRNPTPRPVEATDLLNGDWRLIYTTSRGILGIDQVPFLKLGQVYQCIRVADASLYNIAEVYGLPLLEGVVSVAARFVPVSDRRVDVTFERSIIGLQRLIGYQTPETFIKEIKAGKKFRAIDLAITNREQSGWLDITYLDQDLRIGRGNEGSVFVLTKG, from the coding sequence ATGATTGGGAAAGCAGACTTATTAGAAACCATTGCTGGAAAAAATCGTGGGTTGCTGGCATCGGACTCGCAAAAGCAGGCAATTCTGTCAGCGATCGCTCAATTGGAAGACCGCAATCCCACACCTCGCCCGGTAGAAGCAACGGATCTATTAAATGGAGACTGGCGATTAATTTACACCACTAGTCGTGGCATTTTAGGGATTGATCAGGTGCCATTCCTTAAACTTGGTCAGGTTTATCAATGTATTCGGGTTGCGGACGCTTCGCTGTATAACATTGCAGAAGTCTACGGGTTGCCCTTATTAGAAGGAGTAGTGAGCGTTGCGGCTCGGTTTGTGCCCGTGAGCGATCGCCGGGTAGATGTTACGTTTGAGCGTTCCATTATTGGACTTCAACGCCTCATTGGTTATCAAACTCCTGAAACCTTTATTAAGGAAATCAAAGCAGGCAAAAAGTTTCGAGCGATCGATCTGGCAATTACCAATCGAGAACAAAGCGGCTGGCTGGACATTACTTACTTAGATCAAGATTTACGAATTGGGCGTGGTAATGAAGGAAGTGTGTTTGTGTTGACGAAGGGCTGA
- a CDS encoding hypothetical protein (IMG reference gene:2510097335), with protein MSSSPLPALRLSQRHLNLLTACPRKFQHSFIEQLGGTDAIAQQDRLLQGARFHLLLQQWLLDLPVDSVLVAETQFHQWLTAFRAAAPQILDAEAQQQPESDRTLEFAGYLLTVRYDLLLIADHHAKILDWKTYPRPKNTQWLEQNWQTRLYPFVLAETSAYLPEQISMVYWFFQAEQATTPQSLTFQYNTSKHEQTRQELTNLLNQLSEWLDCYQAGKPFPRVGWESSQCAVCSFAARCGRVTGSLDEAAVIEKESPAIATDQLPDLLPNLAEIAEVPL; from the coding sequence ATGTCATCCTCTCCTCTTCCGGCTTTACGCCTGTCTCAAAGACATCTGAATCTTCTTACAGCCTGTCCGCGTAAGTTTCAGCACAGTTTTATTGAGCAACTGGGAGGCACGGACGCGATTGCCCAGCAAGACCGTCTGCTTCAAGGGGCACGATTTCACCTGCTGCTTCAGCAATGGCTGCTTGATTTACCAGTTGACTCTGTACTGGTAGCAGAAACCCAGTTTCACCAGTGGTTAACGGCTTTTAGAGCGGCTGCACCTCAAATTCTGGATGCAGAAGCCCAGCAACAACCAGAGAGCGATCGTACCCTCGAATTTGCAGGCTATTTATTAACTGTGCGCTACGACCTGTTGCTGATAGCTGACCATCACGCCAAAATTCTGGATTGGAAAACCTATCCTCGTCCCAAAAACACCCAATGGCTGGAGCAGAACTGGCAAACTCGCCTGTATCCATTTGTGTTGGCAGAAACAAGTGCTTACTTACCGGAACAAATCTCGATGGTGTATTGGTTTTTTCAGGCAGAACAGGCTACCACTCCTCAAAGCCTGACATTTCAGTACAACACCAGTAAGCATGAGCAAACTCGCCAGGAACTAACGAATCTGCTCAACCAACTCTCTGAATGGCTCGACTGTTACCAGGCAGGCAAACCCTTTCCCCGGGTAGGATGGGAATCATCCCAGTGTGCAGTGTGCAGTTTTGCAGCACGATGCGGTCGAGTGACTGGTTCCTTGGATGAGGCTGCAGTTATTGAAAAGGAGTCTCCCGCGATCGCAACGGACCAACTGCCTGACCTGCTTCCCAATCTAGCGGAAATTGCAGAAGTGCCGCTTTAG
- a CDS encoding acetyltransferase (IMG reference gene:2510097336~PFAM: Acetyltransferase (GNAT) family), whose translation MTAESKPDEPLPITIRDMDINDLAPVYHLGEMLFTSDLYPFIYRTWDQWEVIGLYNTDPEYCLVAESDEKLAGFVLGTIINKAPWTYGYILWLGVDPAFQRRGVADSLVDRLVERMIDDGARFMMADTDPENVPAVKFFTRKGFNNVRRHIFLSMNLSKHEYYGKLIAYEREKAERAVWKRPRRPTKS comes from the coding sequence ATGACTGCTGAATCAAAACCTGACGAACCCTTACCTATCACCATTCGGGATATGGACATCAATGACCTAGCCCCCGTTTATCATCTGGGCGAGATGTTGTTTACTAGCGATTTGTATCCTTTCATCTATCGCACCTGGGATCAATGGGAAGTGATTGGGCTATACAACACTGACCCAGAATATTGCCTGGTGGCAGAGTCAGATGAGAAACTGGCAGGGTTTGTGCTAGGTACCATCATCAACAAAGCACCCTGGACTTACGGTTATATTCTTTGGCTAGGAGTTGATCCAGCATTTCAGCGGCGTGGGGTTGCCGATAGCCTGGTGGATCGCCTGGTGGAGCGCATGATTGATGATGGTGCCCGATTTATGATGGCCGACACCGATCCAGAAAATGTGCCTGCTGTCAAATTTTTCACTCGCAAAGGTTTTAATAATGTCCGCAGGCACATTTTTCTCTCCATGAACCTGAGCAAGCACGAATATTACGGCAAGCTAATCGCCTACGAACGGGAAAAAGCTGAACGCGCCGTCTGGAAGCGCCCCCGTCGCCCAACCAAATCTTGA
- a CDS encoding hypothetical protein (IMG reference gene:2510097337), whose translation MMSVAPDSIEVPKDLPFLKVISWQLADCRQLTRLERPHQYERIATDVNLPTTQ comes from the coding sequence ATGATGTCTGTTGCACCTGATTCCATTGAGGTTCCCAAAGATTTACCATTTCTGAAAGTAATTTCATGGCAACTAGCAGATTGCCGCCAACTTACACGTTTAGAAAGACCGCATCAATACGAGCGTATTGCCACTGATGTCAACCTGCCAACCACTCAGTGA